In Gadus morhua chromosome 2, gadMor3.0, whole genome shotgun sequence, the DNA window TAAAGTAATGCTTTAATTTTAAGATTGAAGTATATACTTAGAATTAGAAAGTAGCTATTTACTTGTTTGCACAGACAAAATGGCAGGTTCACAGCCAAACAGCCCATAATTCACAGTGCCTGCATTGTTCTCTTGTTGAAATCGGCGTGTCTGACATCCGTTGACAGCACAATGTGAACAAGCCCATTTTTATTTCGTTTTAAGTATATCTGTGCCTTTACCCCCTTCTGTCCTCCGCACGTCTCTCCTGTCAACATTTAAGACCCCTAATCCGCGAACCCCTGATCCCTGGCCAATAGAGATAGAACAAATAGATTCATTTTTTTGTGATGCTTTGGTTGGCCCCAGTGTGAATCTAAACCCTGACAGAAAATATCATTTTAAATTCTTGTTGTTTCTTCACTTCGCCATTCAGTCGGCCATTTGCAAGCTGTCCAAGCTGAAGAAGCTGTATGTGAACTCTAACAAGCTGGATTTTGATGGGGTTCCGTCTGGAGTGGGAAAGCTGGTCAGCCTCACAGAGTTTATGGCTGCCAACAACAACCTGGAGCTCATCCCTGAGGGGCTATGcaggtgggacacacacacacacacacacacacacacacacacacacacacacacacacacacacacacacacacacacacacacacacacacacacacacacacacacacacacacacgatgcctGAACCAAGATGATAGATATTAACTCAATAATTGATATGGTAATCGATGTGCTTCCAGCCTATATTAAAGATAATTGGTTGATTGCTCGATTACACAATAAGAAAGCTGCAACCTGAGTGATACATTTTAAACGCAGTTGTCTGACAAGGAGCAGGGCATGCACATGGAAAATCGTAGTAATGCCAAGTGTGATGTATTTATTGTGTAGGTGTGGTAAGCTGAAGAAGCTGGTGCTCAACAAGAACCGACTGGTCACGTTACCTGAAGCCGTCCACTTCCTCACCGACCTAGAGGTAAACCaatcctacctccaccaccacccctcccaccgCTGCTGCAGTCCTACTTCCACCATCCCCATCGGCCCCCACACTCAACGCCCCAACCCAACCTCCCCCACAGCAAGCATCACCCCGATCCATCCTACCCATCTCCACCATCCTTACCACCACCGCTAAAGAAGCCATGACAGAGGCAAACGCTTATAAACATTAACTCAGACTTTATTTAGCATAATCACATTACTGTCGTCCACAAGTGCCGTTACGAGCTGCTGATATTCGGATGCATCCTGTCAAGCGTCATGGATTCACTCTCTGTCTCGTTAGATCCTGGACGTGCGAGAGAACCCAAACCTGGTGATGCCTCCTAAGCCCGTGGACCGCTCGGCTGAGTTCTACAACATCGACTTCTCCCTGCAGAACCAGCTCAGGCTGGCTGGAGCCTCGCCCGCTACCATAGCTGCGGccggaggaggtgtgtgtgtgtgtgtgtgtgtgtgtgtgtgtgtgtgtgtgtgtgtgtgtgtgtgtgtgtgtgtgtgtgtgtgtgtgtgtgtgtgtgtgtgtgtgtgtgtgtgtgtgtgtgtgtgtgtgacttcaaACATTACAATAACCAACAtttgaccccccctccccaggcgcCAGCTCTCGCGACCCCATGGCGAGAAAGATGAGGCTGAGGAGAAGGAAGGACTCGTCCCAGGACGACCAGGCCAAGCAGGTGCTGAAGGGCATGAGCGACGTGGCCCACGACAAGAAGAACCAAGAGGTAATGAGCCTATGTGCTCATCTAGTGGGTGTGCAGCTCACAGCTAGGTAGGGGTCAATGGGTTGGATAAAAGCGCGGTTCTTTTTCTCCCCTTGTTTCCAATAGGAGAACGGAGACGCGAAGTATGGTGACCTGAAGACGCGACGATGGGACAAAAGTTTGGAGAAATCTCATCTGGATTACTCCGAGTTCTTCCCGGAGGACGTTGGACATGTACGGACTGGGATTTTATCGAAATCTGCAATGAGAATCTGCAAAAGAAAATCTCAGTAGCTATAGGAAGAGAGGAAATAAGATAAGACAAGAAGAGTGCACAATAGTTATATCTCTAGGGATACTTTTATTCAACATGACTTGCATCATTCTTTTAACATCTTTAAACATCTTAAGAGTTGATTGAAGTTGGGCATCATGAGTTAGGATGCTTGcatgtaaaaaaataagtgGATTCGAAATTGGTAATATTTTGGTATAACAATTTTGTTGTTTCAAGGCCATATAAAGGCTCTATAGCAGTGAGTTTGAGTAGCAATATTAGTGtgctgtgatgatgtcatgatgtctccatctgtctctcctctaaATAGATCCCAGGTGTGACCGTGTGGCAGATAGAGAACTTTATACCCATGCCTGTGGACGAAGCTCTTCATGGAAAATTCTACGAGGCCGACTGCTACATTGTCCTCAAGGTATCCCAAGAAATGATAACATTACAACATTGTCGCTGCACGTGCTAACTGCTAATAATACGGCTAATGCTATTACTGCTGTTATTCCTGGAAATGCTTGGAGCATGTGATAAGAGTGccaccatacatacatacaaatacaaaaagcaTTCAATGACAATGGCAGCCTCTTGCTAATATCGCTACTATTGACACTGCCAGGACCAGACTTACTACTAAGAATGCCAGGAGAACCTAGTTACATCTTGTTCAGGACACCTTTGTACCAAAGATGTTAACCTCAAAAGGCTCTGTGAAATCCCACTCTTTAGAATGAATGCTATGGGCTTCTAATAGCCAATGGGACTGATGCTCATCCCATCACTAATAATATTGCTAAAATGACTACTATGCTGTTATTAATACTTTTACTAGGGCAACGGCTGCTACGACCGTTATGACAACCATCACACAGGGATGAGTACATTCTTctaacctccctctcccccggtGCAGACGTTCCTGGACGACAACGGCGCCCTGAACTGGCACATCTTCTACTGGATCGGCCAGGAGGCCACGCTGGACAAGAAGGCGGGCTCCGCCATCCACGCTGTCAACCTGCGCAACTTCCTGGGCGCTGAGTGCCGGACCATCCGGGAGGAGATGGGCGACGAGAGCGAGGAGTTCAGCGCCGTGCGTGCAGTAGAAACACACGCATGACATGCTCgtacaaacgcatacacactggGAGGCCCAAGGCACCCGTCACTTCATATTAATAGGGGTCTTGTATGGGACATGGGGACTTCCGAGGGTAGACTCAGACGAGCCTCCACTTTGCATGTTGTACACAGTTCAGTCCGGCCTTGATCACATTGAAACCATCCATATGTCCTTCCATTTTGGGGGTTTTGTACGACCGTTTAAAGGGGATCACGACTGATCTAGAGTGATCAGGATAGTTTCGAAGGCCTATCTGTGAGCTTCATCGTTGTCACATATCATTGAAATGCGTGTCAAAATGGATATCAATGCAATCGGGAGCATGTCTCAAactcatttttgtgtgtgtgtaggtgttcgATAATGAGATCTCCTACATTGAGGGAGGAACGGCCAGTGGCTTCTACACGGTGGAGGACACAAACTATCCTGTCAAGTAAGTCAATACCTGGGGTTCTTATATTACATTTGGAATTTTTCTATTGGAATTGATCTGTATTGGGAAGTGCATTGCTGAAGATACTATTTTCAACTCGAAGTTTACATACAAACCAGGTTCCATGGTCAATAGTGAGATGGTATTGGATAGCAAAACCAGTTTGGGTAATGGGTCAAATGCGTGCATTTGATGTCTACTGTGATACTTGTCGCGCTGTACCTCATTGTGTCTCTATCATTCTGTTATTAACAGGTTATACAGGATTTATGGCAAGAGGAATATCCGTCTGGAATCTGTGCCACTAAAAGGTTCATCTCTTGACCCACggtgagactcactcactcacttcagCATCGCACATCATTTGTTGCATACACATCCCACACGCACAATGAAAAATATTTCACTGTCCCCCTAAGAGgatattttgtatgtgtgtcgcatacacacatactctcatCTCCATATATTctgtgttgccatagcaaccctctcactttctcctttcctctcactGCGGTAGGTTTGTCTTCCTGTTGGACACGGGCCTAGAAATCTTCGTGTGGAGGGGGAGCAACGCCACACTCAGTGGGACCACCAAAGCCAGGTAAAGAAAGAAAAGCACCACTTTATCATCTGTGGGTGGCAGTTTGGTTGGGTGCTTTGTTGTGGTTGGGACCGGGTATTGAATCTAGATGTTTTACTATTTATCCATTTTGCAATCACTTTCATCGCTAGAGATTTACAGGGAATTCAGTCACATGTCATTAAAGGTCAGGGCATCTTGCACGAGGCCAATggagatcgaacccagtacctttcaacTGGGAGACTTGGCTATCCCACTGCCACTTGTTAACAGAAAAACCACTACGATGAAAGGATGAATTAATATTGGTCGTAGAGCAAAAGCAGCACAAATGAttaaagtgtgagtgtgtttgtttgtgcccaGGCTGTTTGCGGAGAAGATCAACAAGAACGAGCGGAAGAGCAAAGCAGAGATCACCACACTGGGGCAGAGCCAGGAGCCCGCAGGCTTCTGGGAGGCCCTCGGCGGCCAGCCGGAGGAGATCAAGAAACACGTCCCGGATGACTTCTCCCCCGTCAGACCCAAACTCTACAAGGTAGGACCAACTGACATGATGGGACAGAGGGAcaattgttaattgtttttttactttgtttatTGGTCTTTTGCAGGAACAGACAATTGTGATGAGAGCATTAGTAAAATGATAAGCATTGTATAAGAAAAAATATACTGTCAATATTTATGAATCAATTAAGTCTCTTGGCATTTCTTCCAAATTCTGCCTGAAATACAAAACTAGAGGCAGCTGAGTGATGGCCGTGGGGCTTCCATGGTCGGTGGAGCAGCTTCAGTTGATTTAAGTAGACAGGCTCTGGGACCATTGTGTACCGTATTCATGTGTGGTGAtgtattcttgtgtgtgtttgtgcaggttGGCCTGGGCTTGGGCTACCTGGAGCTACCTCAGATTAACTACAAGCTGTCTGTAGAGCACAAGGACAGCAAGGTCAAACTGGACATCATGCCTGACCTCCGACTGGTAAGGGAGCTTCTGAAGCTAGAGCACCATCATTCACCCACCAAGTGAAGGGAGTTCTCTTCAACACTACCTGTTTCTGACGCTCTAACCTCGCCCTCTTTacatctgtgtgtctctctcgtgtgtctctctgtgtgtctctctgagttactctgtgtatctctctctctcgtgtgtctctctgtgttactctctgtgtgtctctgagttacactctgtgtctctgtgtgtctctctgtgtgtgtctctctctctctctcgtgtgtctctctgttactctctgtgtctctctctgtctccctctctgtctctctgtgttactctctgtgtgtctctgagttactctctgtgtctctgtgtgtgtctctctctctctctcgtgtgtctctctgtgttactctctatgtgtctctctgtctccctctctgggccctatcttgcatccggcgcaagagacttagtcactggcgcatgtgtcgctgctagtttacaactggcgcagagcgttcttttcccaccaccgccactcgccggtaaattaggaattgatcatgcgccccaaggggcggttcggcggaaggaggaggcatgttctggcgcaaacggtattgagccgtttctgaataccattgcgctactgaccaggaaataactggtttaaagtcagtggcgcgttgttcagatgctattttaagggagcatgcatacatgcgcatgcgatgcatacggattgcttgtgcacctcgcgcatacactttgcttctcccatctacctagccgcacattcttggtaaattatttgggaaagaacagctgatgcagcggtaataagttgtacttttaaatcaatgcatctgcaaacaccgtacagcaaacagatattttcttgacagacatcgtgtaggcctacatgcccataacttttaggattgatgagtatttgatcgtgaaaaacattgttttacccctccgcgagtgagtgttaaaaagaatgaatgaatgcgggcgcgcgtgtgtgctctgtttaaacacacgcaaactaaacacgtaacgcataatacaatcaatggcaatgtctattactgcggggacacatgcatattaggatagcatacaatactgacaagaaacaatgtttataatgtattgcgtatatcattaaatagaaccacagttaccgcatatcgtatgttatagcctatcatacgttttctttgccgaaatttatttgaggactcagtatttctgaagttgtggaagaaacccccttattccatgtgtgaattaggccatattatttggcaataaacctagccatttgcagtttgaaattcatgtgcatctgtctcatcggagactgcagacgcgctgtcaaaatatcaactcgtccgattcaaatgcgctcatggctcttaaaggggatgggagctggcactctcattggtttgttgcacgttacgcccacacctacgggtaattaggctgcttcagaccaacccttttgacacttgcgccgcggcgcaagcgtcatttatccgcctgtaaaatagcgatagcgccatagaaccgcccacaaagctacctgcgctttgcgcttcccacttgcgtttcagaccgttaaaatagggccctctgtctctctcccccctccagctgCAGTCCCTGCTGGACACTAAGGGGGTGTACATCCTGGACTGCTGGTCCGACGTGTTCATCTGGATCGGGAGGAAGTCCCCCCGGCTGGTCCGGGCGGCGGCCCTCAAGCTGGGCCAGGAGATCTGCTCCATGCTGCACCGGCCCAAGCACGCCCTCGTCACCCGCAACCTGGAGGGCACCGAGTGCCAGGTGTGTGGAGCTCAGGGGGGCACACCCAGCGGGGGGCTCACCCAGCGGGGGGCTCACCCAGCGGGGGGCTCACCCCGCGGGGGGCAGTGGGTGTTGTGAATGGGAACGCTGTACTTGTTTTGATTGGGCTTCTTCACCACAGTTAGGTCTTACATTCTCGGTCTGACTTTAATGGGATTTGTTTTATACTGTTTGCTGATACTTTTATGTGATcttccatgttttttttatttgctacGCGTTATCTAGACATGCTTTATGCTGTACTGTGATAGTGTGACTGATGTTGACATTTGTTGTCCATTTTTATGATGACTTGAAAATCGTGACTTTTTGTGTGAGCCTCTGagtgcctctctgtctctccctaggTGTACAAGTCCAAGTTTAAGAACTGGGATGACGTGCTGAAGGTGGATTACACCAGAGCCGCCGAGACCGTCCAGCAGGGCGGCAACCTACAGGGCAAGGTGAATGTTCGTGCGTTGTGTGCACTCTGACCCACTCGCATGCAACTCTACAACCTATTCAAAAATGGGAAAGATATGTCTTGCTCATCTGCCTCTttttgtctcacacacacacacacacacacacacacacacacacacacacacacacacacacacacacacacacacacacacacacacacacacacacacacacacacacacacacacacacacacacaggtgaagaAGGATGCGGAGCAGAAGGACCAGATGAAGGCTGACCTCActgccctcttcctccccagacAACCCCCCATGCCCCTCACAGAGGTAGGTCACACAaggcctttttacactgccaagccggttcggtcgcggcttggcacgcccggcaatTTGACCGTCTTGCCTGTGTGAAACAGGGGGATAAAATCCCACGTTCGTCACAGCGCCGGCTTTCTTGGTTCCCTGGAGAAgagagtctagacctctttagaataatttgcatgctcccgaatgtttatatatttttaggaATGATGACACCcacatgcaagaatgagttcacatctgagCGTAGGTTACAAACGCGATGTGCAAAAAAtgttgctgaccacttgtttttgaTCCCGACAAAGGCCTCGTAAGGAAcgttcctctgcgtctttcttGTAGATTGCACCATCTTTCAAGATGGTGCAAtccaagcccctcccctcctgcaACCGCGGAGGCGTCTAATAGCATTTACATCAAatgaaaccgccaatgtgtgcagggtccgggagggtagattgaggtgctagctcaagcaggcaatttacctcgggcagtgtaaCCCACGCGGACCATGCTgggaaaaaggcgtgcataagacgggcatatttggcagtgtaaaaacatcTACACAGTCAGAGGCCGGGTCTGGTCTGACAGCTGTTTATCTGGTCGTCAACATTCATCACTGGGCCATGGGataactccctctctccctccgtcagGCGGAGCCCATGATGGAGGAGTGGAACGAGGACCTGGACGGGATGGAGGGATTCGTGTTGGAGGGCAAGAAGTTCGCCCGTCTGCCAGAAGAGGAGTTTGGACACTTCAACACGCAAGACTGCTACGTCTTCCTCTgcaggtaagtgtgtgtgtgtgtgtgtgaatagtaGAAAGGTTAATGACTTCATGCTTGTTTCAGCCCAACAGACACGGCTGTTGCTGTTGCCGGTGCAAGTTCCTTAACCAGGCAACTACGCCCCTAGTGATTCAGATGAaggttaataaaaaaaacctgctaAAGGCTAACTTCAACCTGCAAGATGTCCTTGTCAAGACGGAAAGTTGATGGAGACTAAATCATTTATtcaagatgtttcaaattaattCATATTTATTCACTAAAGTCAATTGAAACCAACCAGTGCATAAAGCAGGTAGCGGTTCAAATATCCTACAAGATCACCGACACAGTACCACCGCTAAGGTAACAAGGCACACGGGTCCACTTTGGGATCAATTTGCAATTGAGACGACTAGTAATAGCGTGTGCTAGATCTGCCTCCTCAGAGGAGCCGACCCTCAACATGttataactagagctgtcaagcgattaaaatatttaatcgtgattaatcgcattaatgtcatagttaactctaattaatcgcgattaatcacaaattatttttctatgctaaatatcccttgatttttttgtcccataattcttctcattttaattctcttatcaacatggtgaagtgcatcggcttgccttgtgcaaatgatttttacacttttatacactgatcaaaccaggacgatacaaaaaaagagcctatagtgcaattaaacgactgctttgaacaaatgtcatttgaacatagcagtcaggctactgcttctttgttttgagccaaaaaaaaaaaaaaagtttttttttttttaattgcgttaatcgcgcgataaaaaaatgaacgccgttaaatttggtttgcgttaacgccgttaataacgcgtttaactgacagctctagttataaCGCTACATACAAGGTCTGACTTACGTATGTCCTTGGCGTGGGAAGGCGTGTACCCAGCGGGAATTGAACCCAACACCCCTGGCAGTGTGAATGCCGCGCTCTAGCAGTGGAGCAGCACAGGCCAAGAGTTTGCCGTATCTTCCTACTCatcagcctcctcttcctcgcagGTACTGGGTGGCGGTGGAGTACGAGGACGATGataaggagaagaaggagggcggaggtggaggcggaggtggaggaggtgggaggggggaggacgaTGAGGAGCGGCAGACTGAGGAAGACTTCCAGTGCGTGGTGTACTTCTGGCAGGGCCGGCAGGCCTCCAACATGGGCTGGCTCACCTTCACCTTCTCCCTGCAGAAGAAATTTGAGAGCCTCTTTCCCGGCAAGCTGGAGGTAGGAAAAATTGCTGtatattcatgattttttaaattgcatatcaagtattgttttttttcttttaaaaatgtTAAGCTGTTAGTATAACTTTTTATTGGAAAGAGAAATAGTCAACCAGTCTACTCCCTGTTTAAATACAGGGGACTTTGGCCAGCCATGTCTAACAGTCTTTGTGGATTGCTTGgctttccttcctttcctcccggcctcctctctctctcctgcctccctgCAGGTTGTGCGCATGACCCAGCAacaggagaacctgaagttcctGTCTCACTTCAAGAGGAAGTTCATCATACACAAGGGCAAGAGGAAGCAGAAGATGGACGCTGCCCAGCCCTCACTCTACCACATCCGCACCAATGGCAGCGCACTCTGCACCAGGTGgcttactacacacacacacacactacaccctTACAACATCTTAAAATATATTGGTCGAGTCTCAAACATCTCACAAACCTTGATGACCAAATTTAAATTGAAAGTCTCAAACTATTTAGGGATCAACTAATTGTGAAGGGAATTTTCCAATTCCTGCCTTTCTTGTAAAAAATAGAAGCTTATTTGCTAACAAAATAAGCTATATGGATATTGTTAAGATAAACAGACGCAGATTCAAATAAATCCTCAGCGGAATCTTGTGATTGGTTCGCTTGCTAAACATTAGAGTCTTACGTCAGACGGACCTTTTTCTCCTGTAACGTAACACTTTCATCACAACACAGCCGTATCTGCGGTGTACCGGAAATGATACTAGGTCCAGACGCCATTCAGGAAATGTTCTGGAACATTGCAGAGGAAACGGCATGTGTGAAAAGGGCTTGATAGTCGAGTCCCACATACTTTGGTTACAAACTAGCTGTCTTAGTCTGAATCCCTTCCGTAACTTACTAGTCCTACATCTCAGTAACTAACCAGAGGATCTTCCTGTGTCTTTCAGGACCATCCAGATTGTAACGGACTCGAGCAACCTGAACTCAGAATTCTGCTTCATCCTCAAGGTGCAGCTTGGCTCTCACATTGCATTTTAATTACAGCTACGCTATTGAAAACATGTAGGGATATACCTCACTCTGCTACAGCACCAGCACCCCAACCAACACTAAGATTAGAACACATACTATAGTATAGATACACCAAAGTGCAGCAACGAAGCAAGTGGGTGTCAAAGACCACTTTACAAACACTTTAAAAAAGACAGTTCAGAACGTAAAAATCCCAACAGAAAACAGGCCCAGTGTTCCCCAAAAGCCTGCCTAAAGGTCCAGATTCCCCTTTCCTTAAAGGAAGAG includes these proteins:
- the flii gene encoding protein flightless-1 homolog; the encoded protein is MASTGVLPFIRGVDLSGNDFKGGYFPEHVKSMSSLRWLKLNRTGLCYLPEELASLQKLEHLSVSHNSLTTLHGELSSLPNLRAVVARANNLKNSGVPDDIFQLDDLSVLDLSFNQLTEVPRDLENSRNMLVLNLSHNAMEAIPNQLFINLTDLLYLDLGDNKLDSLPPQMRRLVHLQTLVLNNNPLMHAQLRQLPAMVALQTLHLRNTQRTQSNMPTSLEGLTHLSDVDLSCNDLSRVPECLYTLGSLKRLNLSGNQITELSLCIDQWTQLETLNLSRNQLTSLPSAICKLSKLKKLYVNSNKLDFDGVPSGVGKLVSLTEFMAANNNLELIPEGLCRCGKLKKLVLNKNRLVTLPEAVHFLTDLEILDVRENPNLVMPPKPVDRSAEFYNIDFSLQNQLRLAGASPATIAAAGGGASSRDPMARKMRLRRRKDSSQDDQAKQVLKGMSDVAHDKKNQEENGDAKYGDLKTRRWDKSLEKSHLDYSEFFPEDVGHIPGVTVWQIENFIPMPVDEALHGKFYEADCYIVLKTFLDDNGALNWHIFYWIGQEATLDKKAGSAIHAVNLRNFLGAECRTIREEMGDESEEFSAVFDNEISYIEGGTASGFYTVEDTNYPVKLYRIYGKRNIRLESVPLKGSSLDPRFVFLLDTGLEIFVWRGSNATLSGTTKARLFAEKINKNERKSKAEITTLGQSQEPAGFWEALGGQPEEIKKHVPDDFSPVRPKLYKVGLGLGYLELPQINYKLSVEHKDSKVKLDIMPDLRLLQSLLDTKGVYILDCWSDVFIWIGRKSPRLVRAAALKLGQEICSMLHRPKHALVTRNLEGTECQVYKSKFKNWDDVLKVDYTRAAETVQQGGNLQGKVKKDAEQKDQMKADLTALFLPRQPPMPLTEAEPMMEEWNEDLDGMEGFVLEGKKFARLPEEEFGHFNTQDCYVFLCRYWVAVEYEDDDKEKKEGGGGGGGGGGGRGEDDEERQTEEDFQCVVYFWQGRQASNMGWLTFTFSLQKKFESLFPGKLEVVRMTQQQENLKFLSHFKRKFIIHKGKRKQKMDAAQPSLYHIRTNGSALCTRTIQIVTDSSNLNSEFCFILKVPFESTDNQGIVYTWVGRAADPDEAKLAEDIMNSMFDDTYSKQVINEGEEPENFFWVGIGSQKQYDEDADYMKYARLFRCSNEKGYFSVSEKCSDFCQDDLADDDIMLLDNGKEVYMWVGTQTSQVEIKLSLKACQVYIQHMRAKETEHPRKLRLVRKGNEPHCFTRCFHAWGAFKTPPA